From Capricornis sumatraensis isolate serow.1 chromosome 19, serow.2, whole genome shotgun sequence:
ttgggaagatccactggagacggaaatggcaacctactccagtattcttgcctaggaaatcccatggacagaggagcctggaaggctacagcccatggtgtggcaagaatcagacatgacttagtgactaaacaacaataaaaacagataAGACCAGTATTTAAATATAGGGAGGTAACTTCCAGAAGATACAGCTATAGATTTTAGATAGGTGCCTTTTAGGGGCAGGGTTGGAGATGGAGGCGCCTGAGCCAGCCCTCACCTTTAAAGAACATATAATTCAAGAGAACCATGAGAGTGTCTTGGGTGAACTCCTCCAGGCAGTCCACGACCTGCCCGTACGTGTGCCTGCTCACGTAGCCATTAATCTGCTTCCTAGTTGCATCAGAGTTTGTGAAGTTGGCAGAAAAGGCAAAAACTCCATACAGCTCCCTGATGTTGTCCAAAATGTGCTGCTGAGGCTTCAGCTGCGTGTCCAGGAACAAAGAGTTGCCTAGTTTCAGTTCCAATTTGGGGCTGGGTAGGTCAAGGGTGTGGATTAGGCTCTGGAAGCCCCGGTGGATGTCGGCTTCTGGGGTCTCAGTGAGGTTGAAGCCAAGGCCCTCCAGGATCTGAGTCCGGGTACCAGCTTGCGCCCCCAAAGAGAGCAGGGCCAGGGTACTGGAGAGGCTCACTGGGGAGAAGAAGATGTTTCCTGGGGTTTCTGCTGCCAGCTGCTTGTACAGACGCAAAGCGAAGCTGGTAAGGGTGGGTGTGATTTTCTGGTAGGCGGGGAAGGACTCTGAGAGCTGACCATGGGAAGCTTCAGGCACCCTCAGGCTCTTATCTCCACGGGCAGGAAAGCGCTGACAGTGGACAGAGGCCAGGATCCCAGCTCCCAGCAGCCACAGCCATGCTGGCCCCATCCTCTGAAAACAAAATGGGGCACAGGTCATCCTCCTTCATAAACAGCCTTGTGTTTACACAGTAAACCCACATCCAGGCTGGATCCCACAGAGATGTCAAGTGGGGCACTGCAGAGCGTGAGGAGGGGGTGAGTAAGCTGGCTCCAGACACTTTCCCCCAGGGCTTCAGTCACAGCAGAAGCCCCTTCTCAGCTTTATGTATTGATTCATCTACaagattttgttgatttttctgagTGAttaaccccccctccccccacaaaatGAACTCCAACAACTTCCATGGTCTTTACCCCTTgccttcctcctccctgcctcctttccttccttcttc
This genomic window contains:
- the LOC138095174 gene encoding serpin A11-like; its protein translation is MGPAWLWLLGAGILASVHCQRFPARGDKSLRVPEASHGQLSESFPAYQKITPTLTSFALRLYKQLAAETPGNIFFSPVSLSSTLALLSLGAQAGTRTQILEGLGFNLTETPEADIHRGFQSLIHTLDLPSPKLELKLGNSLFLDTQLKPQQHILDNIRELYGVFAFSANFTNSDATRKQINGYVSRHTYGQVVDCLEEFTQDTLMVLLNYMFFKAKWKHPFDRYQTQKQESFFVDGRTSLRIPMMHQKEMHRFLYDQEVACTVLQMEYSGNAQALLILPDPGKMAQVEAALQPETLKKWDKLLLPSLLDLHLPKFSISGTYNLEEILPHIGLTGLFNSEADYSGITGQLNRTISRVSHKATVDVSERGTEAAVASGLLSQPRSLNVTSAPHARFNRPFLLLLWEVTTESPLFLGKVVNPAAG